Part of the Sinorhizobium sp. BG8 genome, CCGGCCGGCGAGATCGAGGCTTGCAAGCTGATCATCGAGGGCCTTGGCGGTCCCCTTATCGGTAATGGCAGTCATGATGGTGTCCTGTCTCGAAGTGGCCGGATTATTGCAGGTCACTTCCCGAGGGGACAGGAAAACGGATTTCCAATCCAAGCCGTTCAGAGCAAATATCTCCACAGCTCCGCCGTCTCAAAACAAATCGTCCCATCGGTGTGCAAAGCCCTGCGGGACCGCCCGCGGGCAGGACTGTCCACGGCTGCGCGGATGACGCGAATTTTACCGGCTTTCACCCCTTGTCAAAACTTGACACTGCAACTCACGTTTTATAGTTGAAGATTATATTCAAGTTTTTGGGAAGGACTTAACGATGGCCATCACGATCAAGGCCTATGACGCCAACAAGGACGGCAAGGGAATCAACTTCACGTCCTATCTGGCGAACTACGAGAAGACATTCGTGCCCTCCGGCTACGGTTCTTTCAACAGCACCGATCCGATGGCGATGTCAGGCTCGCAGTATGCGGCCACCAACGCCAAGGGCTACGGCGTCTTCCTCACGTCCGGCAAGAGCGAGTGGGACTACGACATCATCACCCACACGGTCAAAGGATCGCTGAACTCGGTTACCTTCGCCAATTCCATCAAGCTGAACAGCGCAACGAAGTTTACCGGTACGCTCGACCTGGAGATCTCCGGCCTCAACATCACCAAGACCGCGCTTGGCGGCGAGATCCTCAGTGACCTGAGGGACGCTTCGACGACCAGCCTGGTCAAGGTCCTGAAGGCCAACAGCATCAATTTCACCGGCAGCACCGGATCGGATACGTTCACCGGCTACTCCAAGGCGGACAAGATCTACGGCGGGTCCGGAAACGACTTGCTGAAGGGCGGGGCAGGCAATGACACGGTCTCGGGCGACAGCGGCAACGACAAGGTCTATGGCGGCAGCGGCAACGACAAGGTCTACGGCGGCAGCGGCAATGACTACCTCTACGGTGACAGCGGCAACGACGTGCTCGATGGCGGCAGCGGCAACGACACGCTCTACGGCGGCGCCGGCAACGACAAGCTGACTGGCGGCGCCGGTAACGACAAGCTCTATGGCGGCAGCGGGTCGGATATCTTCGTCTTCGCCAAGAACAGCGGCAACGACACGATCTACGACTTCGATGCCGGTTCGGCAAAGACCGACGTGATCTGGCTCGACAAGTCCGTGCTGAAGAACTTCTCGGCCGTTCTCGACCATGCGACGGATACGCGCTCCGGCGTTGAGATCGAATACGGCAGTGCCACCATCACGCTGAAGGGCGTCGACTACGACGACCTGCACAAGAACGATTTCCTTTTCGTCTGAGGCATCCGGCCTTTCAGGGCGGTATCGGCCGGGCTTCATCAGCCCGGCCGTTTCAGTTCGCAGGAGAGGTTTTCCTGCCTTCTTCGTTTGTATCCGCGGCGAGATTGCTCTAAAGCCGAACAAAGGGCGGCGCCTCGTCGTGGCGGCCGCGGAAGCGTTGGCATGCGATGATCTCACAAAAGGCGAAATATGCGCTGCGCGCGCTTGCGGCGCTTGCGCGTGCGAACCCGGCAGAACCGATGCTGATCGGTGACATCGCCGAGCAGCAGAATATTCCCAAGAAGTTTCTCGAGCAGATCCTGCTCGACATGAAGCACCACGGCATCGTGACGAGCCGGAGAGGGAAGCAGGGCGGCTATCTGCTTCTGCGGCCGGCGGCAGGCATCACCTTCGGCGAGATCCTCAGGATGATCGACGGGCCGGTCGCGCCGCTGCCGTGTCTTTCCATAACCGCCTATCGCCGTTGTGACGATTGCGACGGAGAGGAGGCATGCGAGATCCGCCACGTCTTTTCGCGCGTCGCCGACGCAACCCGCGCCGTGCTCTTCGGTACGACAATCGCCGATGCGATAGCCCGGGAGGATGCCGATACGGCCCGGCTGCTGGCGGCAAACGAAGCCTGAGTAACGGCCGAAAGCCCGTCTCCGGCGCTCCGATTTGCCGCCCCGGCTGCCACTTTCCACCCTCCGGCGCTGAAACAGAATCCTCACCCGGCGCCGGATTCGAAAACGCTCCATTTTGCCCGGGCGGGCTATTTCCAGAACCAATTTGCGCTACAATCCGGCTCGCGGAATGACTTTTGCGTTCACCTCTTTGATTGTTGACTAACCCTAGTAAGTCGATAGAGTTAAGCCACTGAGAACAGGGGAGTGACAAAAATGTCGATGTTTTCCAGAAGCTTAAGCGTAGCGGCCCTGAGTATTGGCCTGACGTTTAGCGGGCTCACGGGAGCCTGGGCGCAGACCGCCCTTCTTAACGTGTCCTATGATCCAACACGCGAACTCTACAAGGACTATAACCAGGCCTTCGCTGCGCACTGGAAGAAGGAGACCGGCGAAGACGTGACGATTCAGCAGTCGCACGGCGGTTCCGGCAAGCAGGCCCGCTCCGTCATCGACGGCCTGGAGGCCGACGTCGTGACGCTTGCTCTCGAAAGCGACATCAACGCGATCGCCGACAAGACGGGCAAGATCGCCAAGGATTGGCGGGCCCGTCTGCCGAACAACTCCTCGCCTTACACCTCCACGATCGTCTTCCTGGTCCGCAAGGGCAACCCGAAGGGCATCCAGAACTGGGGCGATCTGGTGAAGGGCGACGTGCAGATCGTCACCCCGAACCCCAAGACATCAGGCGGCGCCCGCTGGAACTACCTCGCAGCCTGGGCCTGGGCCAACCAGGAGTTCGGCGGCGATCAGGATAAGATCAAGGCTTACATTTCCGAGCTCTACAAGCGCGCGCCTGTTCTCGATACCGGCGCTCGCGGCTCGACGGTAACCTTCGCGCAGCGCCAGATCGGCGACGTGCTTCTCGCATGGGAGAACGAGGCCTATCTGGCCGGCGAGGAATTCGGCAAGGATTCCTTCGACATCATCGTTCCGCCGATCTCGATCCTCGCGGAGCCGCCGGTTGCGGTTGTTGACGGCAATGTCGACGCCAAGGGTACCCGGAAGGTTGCGGAAGCCTACCTGCAGTATCTCTATTCCGAGGAAGGGCAGAATATCGCTGCAAAGCACTTCTACCGCCCGTCCAAGCCTGAGCTTGTAAAGTCGGAGTTGCTCAAGCAGCTTCCCGATATTAAGCTGGTCACGATCGACGATCCGATTTTCGGCGGATGGGCCAAGGCACAGCCGGAGCATTTCGGCGACGGTGGGATCTTCGATCAGATCTACAAGCCGGGGAACTGATAATTTGACATCCACTTCTGCTTTTGCAGGGTGGCGGATCAAGAGGCCAAGTGTCATTCCAGGCTTTGGATTGACGCTTGGCTTTTCGCTCGCCTACCTGACGCTTATCATTCTCATTCCTCTTTCGGGCCTTGTCTGGAGGTCCGCTTCCCTTTCAGCAAGTGAGTTCATGGCGATCCTGACCGATCCGCGCACCATCAAGGCGCTCGAGGTCAGTTTCGGCACGGCCTTCCTCGCCGCGCTGATCAACGTCGTGTTCGGCGTGCTCGTCGCCTGGGTCGTGGTGCGCTACGAATTTCCGGGCCGGCGCCTGCTTGACGCCGTTGTCGATCTGCCCTTTGCGCTGCCGACGGCGGTTGCCGGCATCTCGCTTGCCGCGCTCTATGCACCGAACGGCTGGGTGGGCAGCATT contains:
- a CDS encoding Rrf2 family transcriptional regulator produces the protein MISQKAKYALRALAALARANPAEPMLIGDIAEQQNIPKKFLEQILLDMKHHGIVTSRRGKQGGYLLLRPAAGITFGEILRMIDGPVAPLPCLSITAYRRCDDCDGEEACEIRHVFSRVADATRAVLFGTTIADAIAREDADTARLLAANEA
- a CDS encoding sulfate ABC transporter substrate-binding protein; protein product: MSMFSRSLSVAALSIGLTFSGLTGAWAQTALLNVSYDPTRELYKDYNQAFAAHWKKETGEDVTIQQSHGGSGKQARSVIDGLEADVVTLALESDINAIADKTGKIAKDWRARLPNNSSPYTSTIVFLVRKGNPKGIQNWGDLVKGDVQIVTPNPKTSGGARWNYLAAWAWANQEFGGDQDKIKAYISELYKRAPVLDTGARGSTVTFAQRQIGDVLLAWENEAYLAGEEFGKDSFDIIVPPISILAEPPVAVVDGNVDAKGTRKVAEAYLQYLYSEEGQNIAAKHFYRPSKPELVKSELLKQLPDIKLVTIDDPIFGGWAKAQPEHFGDGGIFDQIYKPGN